The Pseudomonadota bacterium genome has a window encoding:
- a CDS encoding penicillin-binding protein activator LpoB, with the protein MNIIQHIVAGLFVLLLCSCAATQGDNAGGHAVVYEDPSARGEVSGIGIDSNDIVAMTGTMVSSMLQNPLLMGRKPAPRIIIDAEHFKNESSTRINKNMITDRLRIELNRAANGRILFLSREYSDVVDKERTDKREGNLTKGSMGMAKAQAGADFRLVGRISSKDALRHKTGQTSRFHQITFEMIDLETSAVIWGDQFEFKKTGQDDVVYR; encoded by the coding sequence ATGAACATAATACAACATATTGTTGCAGGGTTATTTGTTTTATTATTGTGCAGTTGCGCGGCAACGCAGGGAGATAATGCCGGCGGCCATGCCGTGGTCTATGAAGATCCTTCCGCCAGAGGTGAAGTGAGCGGTATCGGCATTGACAGTAATGACATTGTGGCGATGACCGGAACAATGGTCAGCAGTATGCTGCAGAATCCCTTGCTCATGGGCAGAAAACCTGCACCCAGGATCATTATTGACGCCGAACATTTCAAGAACGAAAGTTCCACGAGAATCAACAAGAATATGATAACCGACCGGCTGCGTATCGAGCTTAACAGGGCGGCCAATGGCAGGATTCTTTTTCTCTCCCGCGAATACAGCGATGTAGTTGACAAGGAAAGAACAGATAAAAGGGAAGGCAATCTCACCAAGGGATCCATGGGGATGGCCAAAGCCCAGGCCGGCGCTGATTTCAGGCTTGTGGGGCGTATTTCCTCAAAAGACGCGCTCCGGCATAAAACCGGGCAGACCAGCCGTTTCCATCAGATTACCTTTGAAATGATTGATCTGGAAACCAGTGCGGTTATCTGGGGTGACCAGTTTGAATTCAAGAAGACTGGGCAGGATGATGTTGTAT